The DNA segment CATTTCCCGCCGCCTGGCCCAGCATCATATAGACCGGCTCCATCCGCAGGGAGGCATAGGCCACGTGGGTGGCGGAGATGCAGACGGGCACCAGCAGGTTGCCCGGATCCGGCGGGGTGATGCAGTCGTAGGGAATGTCATAGTTGTCCACGGAGACGTGGCGTGTCCGCTCCACCACCGGCACCTTCTTGTGCGTGATCAACTGCACGATGTGGCAGTCGATGCCGTAGGAGCCGGCGCAGATCCCCCGTGCCTTGAAGCGTTCCTGGGTCAGATCATTCTCGCGCAGCACGTAGTTCGAGACCATCCGGCGGCCCTCCCGGACGTAGAGCTGGAACGGGAAGTGTCCGTTGTCCGCGAACTCATCCTTCGGCAGGCCCCACTTCATCGCATCTTCGCGGAAGGCGGCGGGCAGTTCCGGATCGTTCTGGAGATAGTAGAGCAGGCTCAGGAAATAGTCGCGGTGCTTCGCGGCCATCCTGTCGCGCGTTTCCCAATCGCCCTCCGCATAGCCCTCCGCACCTCCGCGGAGGTCACACCAATTGGTGTCGAGCTTCTCGTTCGGCCCGGCCTTGCGGTCCGCATTCACATACAGGGCGGCAAAGGTGGTGATGCCCTGGGTAAGGATGCGCTTCCCGTATGTTTCACTCCACGGAGCGGGATCATAGTTCTCTGGCTTCGGGAACAGTACGCGGTTCCCCGTGTTGGGGGTGATGGATACCCGGTAGTTGTAGGCCTGGGTGCGGTGGTCACCCATACCGCGGATCTGGTCCGGCCCCATGTTGATACCGGCCAGCGTCTCACCGAACTCAGCGCGGCTTTCCCGCCCCACCCGGTAGGGCACCAGCGCGCCCGCCATGAGGTCGCCCTCATAGCTGGCGTCGATGAAGACCTTCCCGCTGAAGGTCCGCGTCGTCTTTCCCTGCAGGTCATCCACCGTCAGGGAGGTCACCTTTCCGCCGTCCTGGGTGACCGACCGGTAGCGGTGCTGCCTCCAGATGCGGATCTTCGGCTGTTCCTTCAGCATCGCCTCAAAGGTCGCCTGCGCAATATGCGGCTCGAACTTCAACCCGTCATGACAGGTTGCCACCTGCTTCGAGTCCGCGCCGTAGGTGTCCAGATAGTGCTTCGTGACGCGTTTCAGGAAATCATCCGCCAGGCCGCCGACGGTCGCGCGGTCACCGATGTCCGTGTCCACCAGACCTCCGCTGACCATGCCGCCGACGTGGGCGTTGATGTCGATCAAGGCCACATCATGGCCCTGCCGCGCCGCGGCGATGGCCGCGCTGATACCCGCCGGGGTGCCTCCATAGACGACCACATCCGCACTCTCCCCCGCGAGGGAGCGCAGCGACACCACCAGTGACAATAGAACAATGCGATTCATGGGACGGGTCAGGGTTGCTTGAGTTTTCCTCCGATGGCGGCGGCCACACGATCCGCGAGGAACGCGGAGCCTTCCTTGGTGTAGTGGACGTCCTTGGGCCTGAGATACTCCGCAGCGTGCGGCTGCATGGCGGTGTTCAGGTCGTTGATGGTGACGTTGTTCTCCTTCATCACCCGCAAGGCGGCCTCGTTGTAGGCCTTCACCTCCGCGAAGCGGCGGTCCGGCGCGAGATTCCCGCCATCCGGGACCGGAGTGGTGGTGGCGAAGATGAGCTTCGCTCCCGTCGCCTGTAGTTGCTTCACCAGTTCGCGGAGGTTCTTTTCATACTGCTCCGGCTCGGAATGGCGGATGCCCTCCGGCGGCAGCTTCGCATCATGCAGACCGAAGTTGAAGTGGATGACATCCCACTTCGCATCGCCAAGCCACTTGCCGAGGTTCGCCAGGCCATGGCTGGTGGAGCTGCCGTTGCCGGGGATGCGGAGGACATTCGCCTTTCCCTTCAGCAACTCCCGGACGCCGGGCGTGTAGCCGATGGAAATGGAGTCACCGATGATGAGCACACGCGGCAGAGCCGGATCTTCCACCACCGTGTCCGCGGCCGGGGCTTCCTTCTTCGCCTTGGCAGGCTTCTTTTCCTCCTTCGTTTCCTTGGATTGTTTGGCCGGTGTCTTGGCAGGAGCTTCATCTTCCATCTCCGTTTCCTCCGACTCCTCGTCGTCACCGGGCTTCGCCTTTTTTTTCATCTCCTCGGACTTTCCGGGAGCGGCGGCGTCGAGCACGGCGCCTTCCTTCAGAAGCAGCTCACGGAGCTTCGCGACATCCACATCCTGGACGGAAGTTTTGCCAGCAAGCGCAAGGTGCGCGACTTTCCCCGCCGCATGACCGATCATCATGAACACGGGCTCCATCCGCAGCGAGCAGTAGGCGACGTGGGTCGAGGAAAGGCACACCGGAACGATGAGGTTGCCCGGCTCGATGGGGACGATGCTGGAATACGGGATGTCATACGGCTCGACAGAGCGGTGCCGAGTGCGCTCGATGATGCGCTTTCCATTCACCATGGTGAACTGCACCCCGTGGCAGTCGATGCCGTAGTTCCCGGCGCAGATGCCATCCGCCTTCTGGCGGTTCTCCGTGAGGTCCTGCTCGCGGAGGATGTATTTGCCGAGCATGCGGCGTGATTCGCGGATGTAGAGCTGGAACGGGAAATGCCCGGTGTCCTGGAACTCATCCTTCGGCAGACCCCAGTTCATCGCGTCCTTGCGGAAGCTCTCCGGCAGAGCGGGATCATTCTGGAGGTAGTAGAGCATGCTCAGGTAGTAGTCCCGGTGCTTCGCCTCGATCTTCGCGCGCGTTTCCCAATCCCCCTCCGCATAGCCTTCATTGCCACCGACGAGGTCGTTCCAATTGGAGTCGCGCTTGTCGTTCGCACCCGCCTTGCTGATGTAGAGATCGAGGAATTTCGTGATCTTACCGCTGAGGATCTTGTCCTGGAACTTCGCCCGCCATGGCTCCGGGTCATAGTTGCCCGGCTTCGGGAACAGGACACGGTTCGCCGTGGTGCCGGTGATGGAGACCCGGTAGTTGTAGGCCTGCGTGCGGTGGTCGCCGGTGCCGATGACGGACTCAGGTCCCTTCGTCACACCGGCAAGCGGCTCACCGAACTCCGCGCGGCCCTCGCGGCCGACACGGTAGGGTACCAGCGCGCCCGCCATCACATCGCCGGTGTAGCTCGCGTCGATGAAGACATCCCCCTTGAAGGTGAGCTGCTTCTTCGCCACCGGATCCTCCGCTGTCAGGGAAACGATTCTCGCTCCGTCCAGGGTCACCGAGTGGTAGCGGTGCCCTTTCCAGACCTTGATCTTCGGTTGCTCCGCGAGCATCCGCTCGAAGATCAGTTCCGCGACGTGGGGTTCATATTTCCGACCGTTCTTGCAGGCCTTGTATTGCTCGGAATCCGGGCCGTATTTCTCCGCGTAGTAGCCGACCACGCGGGTGAGGAACTCCTCCGACAAGCCGCCGACGGTCCAGCGCTTGCCGATGTCGGTGTTGGTGAGGCCGCCGCTGATCATGCCGCCCACGCGGTTGTTCAGCTCCACCAGGGAAACCGTCCGGCCCTCCCGGGCGGCGGCGATGGCGGCGGTGATGCCCGCCGGTGTCCCGGCATAGACGACGACGTCCGCTTTGACCGGCTCGTCCGCACGCGCGGAGGCCAGCAGTCCGGCCGCGATGCCGGCGACAGCCAGCACCGTCCGTTTCATTCGATCCATGGAATGTTTCATGATGGGTTGTTGATGGGGTTATGGGCCGACGCGCACCCAGCGGACCGCGTCCGCGGCGACAAAACCGGTGGTGCCCTTGTTGCTGATGGTCACGCGGGCGGGCTTGCCCTTCGTGAACCGGAATTCCCCGACAGGCGCGAACGCGAGGTCGGATGCCTTTTTCTTCTGGTTGAGGATGATCTCCTTCGTCCCGTCCGCGGAGTCGATGGTGACCGGCACGTTCGGCGAGCGGTTCGCGTCATGCGGATAGGCGATGGCCACCCGATACACGCCATCCTCCGGCACCGAAGTTTCGAAGACGACGGATTTCTCCCCCTTGCCCGCATTCATGTCATGGTAGGGAGTGCGGAAGCGGTAGCCGACCAATCCCGTCGCGGCGCGGTTCCAGCGACCGATCACCTTCGCCTCGGTGAAATAGACTTCCGGATCCGTCTCCTGGTTTTCGCCGACCTGGATCACGGTGGTGACAGGGAGGGATTTCAGTCCATCCGCATCCGTGGCGGTGAGCGTGAGGTGATACTTCTTCGATACGGGGAAACGGAACGTCGCCGTGGCTTCCCGGCCCTGTACCTCGCCGCTGCCGTCGAAGTTCCACTGGAAATCCTTCACCGCACCACGGGAGCGGGCGACTTTCGCCTCGAACTCGATCACCTGGCCGGGCTGGTAGGGAGGCTGGGTCTTGATGACCAGATCCACCTTCGGACGGAAGGGCGCCTTCAGCGCGATGCCCACATCGGACAGCCGCTTCTGCAGTTCCGGCACCGGGATCTGTTGGACGGGCTTCTTGTGCTTCAGCGAAAGGTCCGCCGCCTCCCCCGCCGCCTGGCCGATCATCATGAAGACCGGCTCCATCCGCAGGGTGCCGTAGGCGATGTGCGAAGCGCTCACCGCGCAGGTCACCAGCAGGTTCTTCGGAGCATAGGGGGTGATGGAGCGGTAGGGAATCTCATAGGGATCAATCTTCTCGATGATGAAGCCTTCCTTCGCCCATCCCTTGTCCGTCAGCATCCGCTGGATCTCATGGGAGTCGATGTTGTAGCTGCCCAGGCATATGGCATCCTCCTTGTAGCGGTCGTCCATCACGTCGTTCTGGGTGAGGAAATATCGCCCCATCATCCGCCGTCCAACCCGCACGTACGGCTGTGGACTGACATGACCACTTTCCACGAACTCATCCTTCGGCAGGCCCCACTTTTTCGCGCTGGCGCGGAACTCTTCCGGCAGATCCGGATCGTTCTGGAGCATGTACCACAGGCTCAGCCAATAGTCCTGGAGACGCTTCACGATGCGGCGGCGTCCCTCCGGATCCGCCTCCACGTAGCCGAGGTTCATGCCGACGGCGTCCGCCTTGTTGGGGTCGAACTTTCCGTTCACCCCGCCCCACAGAGGCACATCATGGAACAGCTCCTCGAAGGTCTTGTAGCCGTTGCGGTTCACCGCATCGATGAACCCACGGTGGGCATCCGGCATGTATTCATCCGGCTTCGGGACGGGCACCAGGATGTCCGCCCGGTTTGTCAGGGTGGAACGCATGTTGTAGGACTGCACCCGGTGGTCACCCATTCCGAGATACTCTTCCGGACCCTCGGTCATGCCCGCGAGGGATTCGCCGAACTCCGACCTGGCCTCCCGCCCCACGCGATACGGGACACCCGCCGCGGCGAGGAGATCCCCTTCGTAGGTGGCGTCGATGAAAACCTTCGCCTCATGGGTGGAGGTGGCGTCTCCGGTTTTCAGAACTACGGAGGAAACGGCTCCGCCATTGATCGATGCGGACACCAGGTCATGCTTCAGCAGCACCTTGACCCCGGCCTCATCCAGCATGGTGCGGAAGATTTCACCGGCGACCTTCGGCTCGAAGAAAGCGCCCTCCTTGCTGGTTTTCACCTGCTCTGACTCCGGACCATAAGCTTTCTGGTAGTGCTTCAGCACGCGGTCGAAGAACTCCTTCGACACGCCACCGATGGTGGCACGGTCCCCGATATCCGTCTTGGTGAGGCCGCCGGACATCATGCCGCCGACGTAGTAGAGTGGCTCGACAAGCACGACGCTGCGGCCCTGGCGGGCTGCGGACACCGCGGCGGAAACCCCGGCGGGGGTGCCGCCATAGACGAGGAGATCCGTCTGCGCCGGACACATGGTGGCTAGGCCGAGGAATAGTGGTATGCGACGAATGAAGTCAGGTATCATGGTTTTGGATGGATGGCATCGAGCCAGTGAAGAAGTCCGATCTGGACGAAGGCGGTGGACTCCGGGTAGCAGTCCCAGCTCATGCGGCTGTTACTGTCATCCGTGTCGCGGATGATGTTGGGCACGCCGCCCATTTCGTTGAGCAGCCGGACGTGGAAGGGATTGTCCCCGCAGAGATAGGAAAGCATGCCCTCCAGGCGCGCCCGGTATTGGGCACCACCGGTGAGGTGCCAGGTTTTCGCCAGCGCGTGGATCCACAGCCCGGAGATGTAGAGGTTGATGTGGACCTCCTCCTTGTCACCGATGTAGTAGGTCATGCGGGATCCCTCACGGCGGCCGAAGTGGTGGCAGGGTGATTTCCTCTCGGACGGATCATGCTTCGCGGCGAGCCAACCGTCCGCGACGCGGACCACGGCACCTTTCCATGCCGCGGCGTGCGGATGATCCGGG comes from the Luteolibacter sp. SL250 genome and includes:
- a CDS encoding FAD-dependent oxidoreductase → MNRIVLLSLVVSLRSLAGESADVVVYGGTPAGISAAIAAARQGHDVALIDINAHVGGMVSGGLVDTDIGDRATVGGLADDFLKRVTKHYLDTYGADSKQVATCHDGLKFEPHIAQATFEAMLKEQPKIRIWRQHRYRSVTQDGGKVTSLTVDDLQGKTTRTFSGKVFIDASYEGDLMAGALVPYRVGRESRAEFGETLAGINMGPDQIRGMGDHRTQAYNYRVSITPNTGNRVLFPKPENYDPAPWSETYGKRILTQGITTFAALYVNADRKAGPNEKLDTNWCDLRGGAEGYAEGDWETRDRMAAKHRDYFLSLLYYLQNDPELPAAFREDAMKWGLPKDEFADNGHFPFQLYVREGRRMVSNYVLRENDLTQERFKARGICAGSYGIDCHIVQLITHKKVPVVERTRHVSVDNYDIPYDCITPPDPGNLLVPVCISATHVAYASLRMEPVYMMLGQAAGNAAHLAITGNSTVQDVDVEKLRSILTKEGAVLDAGYMPQVEIVATPAKVRPGDSVTFSIKSGDLKEPITKVWWDFEGDGTVDATTESAKHTFQSGKNHLVSLLVEDKAGLRRLVTVEVPVGAAQHSDVIIDEFDAELTGKWKGAYPEIVLPGGKRTPDVFYGPGSQQDISLRGVKAPVSGKFTATLPQSGRYRVCVGFRPLKTQATNTPVKVSHAGGNSDVTLNQREKTTPFPWTGIGEFVFKAGVPAEVEISNVGTDGLIAIDGVRWIWLGE
- a CDS encoding FAD-dependent oxidoreductase, with the translated sequence MKHSMDRMKRTVLAVAGIAAGLLASARADEPVKADVVVYAGTPAGITAAIAAAREGRTVSLVELNNRVGGMISGGLTNTDIGKRWTVGGLSEEFLTRVVGYYAEKYGPDSEQYKACKNGRKYEPHVAELIFERMLAEQPKIKVWKGHRYHSVTLDGARIVSLTAEDPVAKKQLTFKGDVFIDASYTGDVMAGALVPYRVGREGRAEFGEPLAGVTKGPESVIGTGDHRTQAYNYRVSITGTTANRVLFPKPGNYDPEPWRAKFQDKILSGKITKFLDLYISKAGANDKRDSNWNDLVGGNEGYAEGDWETRAKIEAKHRDYYLSMLYYLQNDPALPESFRKDAMNWGLPKDEFQDTGHFPFQLYIRESRRMLGKYILREQDLTENRQKADGICAGNYGIDCHGVQFTMVNGKRIIERTRHRSVEPYDIPYSSIVPIEPGNLIVPVCLSSTHVAYCSLRMEPVFMMIGHAAGKVAHLALAGKTSVQDVDVAKLRELLLKEGAVLDAAAPGKSEEMKKKAKPGDDEESEETEMEDEAPAKTPAKQSKETKEEKKPAKAKKEAPAADTVVEDPALPRVLIIGDSISIGYTPGVRELLKGKANVLRIPGNGSSTSHGLANLGKWLGDAKWDVIHFNFGLHDAKLPPEGIRHSEPEQYEKNLRELVKQLQATGAKLIFATTTPVPDGGNLAPDRRFAEVKAYNEAALRVMKENNVTINDLNTAMQPHAAEYLRPKDVHYTKEGSAFLADRVAAAIGGKLKQP
- a CDS encoding FAD-dependent oxidoreductase, producing the protein MCPAQTDLLVYGGTPAGVSAAVSAARQGRSVVLVEPLYYVGGMMSGGLTKTDIGDRATIGGVSKEFFDRVLKHYQKAYGPESEQVKTSKEGAFFEPKVAGEIFRTMLDEAGVKVLLKHDLVSASINGGAVSSVVLKTGDATSTHEAKVFIDATYEGDLLAAAGVPYRVGREARSEFGESLAGMTEGPEEYLGMGDHRVQSYNMRSTLTNRADILVPVPKPDEYMPDAHRGFIDAVNRNGYKTFEELFHDVPLWGGVNGKFDPNKADAVGMNLGYVEADPEGRRRIVKRLQDYWLSLWYMLQNDPDLPEEFRASAKKWGLPKDEFVESGHVSPQPYVRVGRRMMGRYFLTQNDVMDDRYKEDAICLGSYNIDSHEIQRMLTDKGWAKEGFIIEKIDPYEIPYRSITPYAPKNLLVTCAVSASHIAYGTLRMEPVFMMIGQAAGEAADLSLKHKKPVQQIPVPELQKRLSDVGIALKAPFRPKVDLVIKTQPPYQPGQVIEFEAKVARSRGAVKDFQWNFDGSGEVQGREATATFRFPVSKKYHLTLTATDADGLKSLPVTTVIQVGENQETDPEVYFTEAKVIGRWNRAATGLVGYRFRTPYHDMNAGKGEKSVVFETSVPEDGVYRVAIAYPHDANRSPNVPVTIDSADGTKEIILNQKKKASDLAFAPVGEFRFTKGKPARVTISNKGTTGFVAADAVRWVRVGP